A window of Rhodococcus sp. SGAir0479 contains these coding sequences:
- the cysD gene encoding sulfate adenylyltransferase subunit CysD yields MTRALTHLERLEAESIHIMREAVAGSENPVMLYSVGKDSAVMLHLARKAFYPSRLPFPLLHVDTTWKFKEMYKLRDESAAAGDFDLLVHQNPECVEKGINPFTHGSSTHTDMWKTEGLKQALDLHKFDAAFGGARRDEEKSRAKERVFSVRSAEHRWDPKRQRPELWHMYNVRKSPGETLRVFPLSNWTELDVWEYIRQEDIPIVPLYFAAKRPVVERDGTLIMVDDDRMPLRPGEIPEMRSVRFRTLGCYPLTGAVESTASTLTEVIQEMLLTTTSERQGRVIDHDSSASMEKKKQEGYF; encoded by the coding sequence ATGACACGTGCGCTGACTCACCTCGAGAGACTCGAGGCCGAGAGCATCCACATCATGCGGGAGGCCGTCGCGGGAAGTGAGAACCCCGTGATGCTGTATTCGGTTGGCAAGGACAGCGCGGTGATGCTGCACCTGGCCCGCAAGGCGTTCTACCCGTCCCGACTGCCGTTCCCGCTTCTGCACGTCGACACGACGTGGAAGTTCAAGGAAATGTACAAGCTGCGCGACGAGTCCGCTGCCGCAGGTGATTTCGATCTTCTGGTGCACCAGAACCCGGAGTGCGTCGAGAAGGGGATCAACCCGTTCACGCACGGTTCGTCGACGCACACCGACATGTGGAAGACCGAGGGGCTCAAGCAGGCTCTCGACCTCCACAAGTTCGACGCCGCGTTCGGCGGTGCCCGCCGCGACGAGGAGAAGTCCCGCGCGAAGGAGCGCGTCTTCTCGGTGCGCTCGGCCGAGCACCGGTGGGATCCCAAGCGGCAGCGCCCCGAGCTGTGGCACATGTACAACGTCCGCAAGTCGCCCGGCGAGACGCTGCGGGTGTTCCCGCTGTCGAACTGGACCGAGCTCGACGTCTGGGAGTACATCCGACAGGAGGACATCCCGATCGTGCCGCTTTACTTCGCCGCGAAGCGGCCCGTCGTCGAGCGGGACGGCACCCTCATCATGGTCGATGACGACCGAATGCCGTTGCGTCCCGGTGAGATTCCCGAGATGCGCAGTGTGCGCTTCCGGACGCTCGGCTGCTATCCCCTTACCGGCGCCGTCGAATCGACCGCCTCGACCCTCACCGAGGTCATCCAGGAAATGCTGCTCACCACGACGTCCGAACGCCAGGGCCGCGTGATCGACCACGACAGCAGCGCCTCGATGGAGAAGAAGAAGCAGGAGGGCTACTTCTGA
- the cysN gene encoding sulfate adenylyltransferase subunit CysN, with the protein MTHASNLIADDIEQYLARHATKSMLRFITCGSVDDGKSTLIGRLLYESKLVFEDQLSALESDSKKVGTQGEGLDFALLVDGLAAEREQGITIDVAYRYFTTERRKFVVADTPGHEQYTRNMVTGASTADLAVILIDARKGVLTQTRRHSYLVSLLGIRHVVLAVNKLDLVDYSQEVFERIAAEYATFAAEIGLTHVVPIPMSAYMGDNLTAPSPNTPWYSGPTLIDHLETVEIDDADQAAPFRMPVQWVNRPDLDFRGFSGRIVSGVLRPGDRVRALPSGRESTVERIVTMDGDLDEAVAGRSVTVTLADEIDVSRGDVLAGADALPCVADQFEAQLVWMGEHDMLPERPYVCQIGTVTVQARITRPKYKVNVNTLEQTATNTLALNEIGVCNISFDRPVPFDPYVDNRDTGGFILIDRLTNTTVGAGMIRHSLRRSDNIHWQAVDVNAEARSSLKGHRPQVLWFTGLSGAGKSTIANELERRLYGLGCHTYLLDGDNVRHGLGRDLGFTEVDRVENIRRVTEVARLMADAGLIVLASFISPFRAERDAARELLGPDLFCEVFVDAPLEVTEERDPKGLYKKARRGELANFTGVDSPYEEPASPEIRIDTTDVSPEEAADRIVELLRRRGVID; encoded by the coding sequence ATGACCCACGCGTCCAACCTGATCGCCGACGACATCGAGCAGTACCTCGCCCGGCACGCGACCAAGTCCATGCTGCGTTTCATCACGTGCGGCAGCGTCGACGACGGCAAGTCCACCCTCATCGGGCGGCTGCTGTACGAGTCGAAGCTGGTGTTCGAGGACCAGCTCAGCGCGCTCGAGAGCGACTCGAAGAAGGTCGGCACCCAGGGCGAGGGCCTGGACTTCGCGCTGCTGGTCGACGGACTCGCCGCCGAGCGCGAGCAGGGCATCACCATCGACGTCGCCTACCGATACTTCACCACCGAGCGCCGCAAGTTCGTCGTCGCCGACACCCCCGGTCACGAGCAGTACACGCGCAACATGGTCACCGGCGCCTCGACGGCCGACCTGGCCGTGATCCTGATCGACGCCCGCAAGGGGGTTCTCACGCAGACCCGCCGGCACTCGTACCTGGTGTCGCTGCTGGGCATCCGGCACGTGGTGCTGGCGGTGAACAAGCTCGACCTCGTCGACTACTCGCAGGAGGTCTTCGAGCGCATCGCTGCCGAGTACGCGACGTTCGCGGCCGAGATCGGCCTCACGCACGTCGTGCCGATCCCGATGTCGGCGTACATGGGCGACAACCTCACTGCGCCCAGCCCCAACACCCCGTGGTACTCCGGTCCGACGCTGATCGATCACCTCGAGACCGTCGAGATCGACGACGCCGACCAGGCCGCGCCCTTCCGGATGCCCGTGCAGTGGGTGAACCGGCCGGACCTCGACTTCCGTGGGTTCTCGGGCCGGATCGTCAGTGGCGTCCTGCGTCCGGGTGACCGCGTCCGGGCACTGCCCAGCGGCCGCGAATCGACCGTCGAGCGGATCGTGACGATGGACGGCGACCTCGACGAGGCGGTGGCCGGACGGTCGGTCACCGTCACCCTGGCCGACGAGATCGACGTCAGCCGCGGCGACGTCCTCGCCGGCGCCGACGCGCTCCCGTGCGTGGCCGACCAGTTCGAGGCGCAACTGGTGTGGATGGGCGAGCACGACATGCTCCCCGAGCGCCCGTACGTGTGCCAGATCGGCACCGTCACCGTGCAGGCCCGGATCACCCGGCCCAAGTACAAGGTCAACGTCAACACGCTCGAGCAGACCGCCACCAACACGCTGGCGCTCAACGAGATCGGCGTGTGCAACATCAGCTTCGACCGGCCCGTGCCGTTCGACCCCTATGTGGACAACCGCGACACCGGCGGCTTCATCCTGATCGACCGGCTGACCAACACCACCGTCGGCGCCGGAATGATCCGGCACTCGCTGCGGCGATCGGACAATATCCACTGGCAGGCCGTCGACGTGAACGCGGAGGCGCGCTCGTCGCTCAAGGGTCATCGACCGCAGGTCCTCTGGTTCACCGGACTCTCGGGCGCCGGCAAGTCGACCATCGCGAACGAACTCGAACGGCGACTGTACGGACTCGGCTGCCACACCTACCTGCTCGACGGCGACAACGTCCGGCACGGACTGGGCCGCGACCTCGGCTTCACCGAGGTCGACCGGGTCGAGAACATCCGCCGGGTCACCGAGGTCGCCCGGTTGATGGCCGATGCGGGGCTGATCGTGCTCGCGTCGTTCATCTCGCCGTTCCGGGCCGAGCGCGACGCGGCCCGTGAGCTGCTCGGGCCGGACCTGTTCTGCGAGGTGTTCGTCGACGCTCCGCTCGAGGTCACCGAGGAGCGCGATCCCAAGGGTCTCTACAAGAAGGCCCGACGCGGCGAGCTCGCCAACTTCACCGGCGTCGACTCCCCGTACGAGGAACCCGCGTCTCCGGAGATCCGTATCGACACCACGGACGTCTCGCCCGAGGAGGCTGCCGACCGGATC